The following are from one region of the Populus trichocarpa isolate Nisqually-1 chromosome 8, P.trichocarpa_v4.1, whole genome shotgun sequence genome:
- the LOC7480891 gene encoding 31 kDa ribonucleoprotein, chloroplastic: MAASAAAAVGSSFSPSSIHTLKCMHVKHCPFDHSLLKVSPVRIMLATLSRSNYVIEPLSQVAASWRVPRASADVAQEEAPATAPAVEEEELASGETEGEADQVPVNTKLYFGNLPYNVDSAQLAGMIQEYGTPEMVEVLYHRETGRSRGFAFVTMSSIEDCETVIENLDGSQYMGRILRVNFADKPKPKEPLYPETEYKLFIGNLSWSVTSESLTQAFQEYGNVVGARVLYDGETGKSRGYGFVCYSTKEELETALQSLNGVELEGRALRVSLAEGRKS; this comes from the exons ATGGCTGCCTCTGCTGCTGCAGCTGTAGGCTCATCTTTCTCTCCCTCATCAATCCACACCCtcaaatgcatgcatgtcaAGCACTGCCCATTTGATCACTCTCTCCTCAAAGTCTCACCAGTTCGCATCATGTTAGCCACGTTATCTCGCTCGAATTATGTTATAGAACCACTTTCACAAGTTGCAGCCTCATGGAGGGTGCCAAGAGCATCTGCTGATGTTGCTCAAGAGGAGGCACCCGCAACTGCTCCTGCTGTGGAAGAAGAGGAACTGGCCTCAGGAGAAACAGAAGGAGAAGCTGATCAGGTCCCTGTTAATACCAAGCTTTACTTTGGGAATTTGCCATATAATGTTGACAGCGCACAGCTTGCTGGGATGATTCAAGAGTATGGTACTCCAGAGATGGTTGAG GTTCTCTATCACAGAGAAACTGGAAGAAGCAGAGGTTTTGCATTCGTGACAATGAGTAGCATTGAAGATTGTGAGACAGTCATTGAAAATCTCGATGGAAGC caATACATGGGCCGCATCTTAAGGGTGAACTTTGCAgataaacctaaacctaaagaACCATTATATCCAGAAACAGAATACAAACTTTTTATTGGAAATTTATCCTGGTCAGTAACGTCTGAAAGTTTGACACAAGCCTTTCAAGAATATGGCAACGTTGTTGGAGCAAGGGTTCTATATGACGGGGAGACAGGAAAATCCCGTGGTTATGGTTTTGTATGTTACTCAACAAAAGAAGAATTGGAAACAGCCCTTCAATCTCTTAATGGAGTG GAACTGGAGGGACGAGCATTACGTGTAAGCTTAGCTGAAGGGAGAAAATCATAA
- the LOC112327996 gene encoding uncharacterized protein LOC112327996, which translates to MVASPPLANPLYIAAIDSQHQFIDKVATVVVAEEESNNQERRTRHRGSIPDHNIVNRNRKEGELRLYNDYFTENPKFTESQFQRRFRMSCRLFLRIANAVEAHNPYFKQRTNVLGVLGLSCLQKVTAAHKILAYGIPADLTDEYLRIGETTAIESLRAFVKAIVEVFGDWYLRVPNEADICRLLSIGEQRGFPAEGRTAPVNYTINGHEYTMGYYLADEIYPNWSTFVKTIPRPLGVKRKYFASKQESTRKDVERAFGVFQSRFAIVCGPVRYWNEETLAYIMKACIIIHNMIIEGEGAMNFGFDHEHEVNFFISVSHGEIPELHDFLQTHNRIRDRATSSQLQEDLIEHLWEQYGNE; encoded by the exons ATGGTGGCTTCTCCTCCGTTAGCCAATCCTCTATATATTGCAGCTATAGATTCTCAGCATCAGTTTATTGACAAAG TTGCTACCGTTGTGGTTGCTGAAGAAGAATCGAATAATCAAGAGCGGAGAACAAGACATCGTGGCTCTATTCCTGATCACAATATTGTCAATCGTAATAGAAAGGAAGGTGAGTTAAggttatataatgattattttacaGAAAATCCTAAATTCACTGAAAGTCAATTTCAAAGAAGATTTAGAATGAGTTGTCGTCTTTTTCTTCGGATCGCAAATGCAGTGGAAGCTCATAatccatatttcaaacaaaggACAAATGTTCTTGGTGTTCTTGGTTTATCTTGCCTTCAAAAGGTAACTGCAGCTCACAAAATACTTGCATATGGTATTCCTGCAGATCTTACTGATGAATATCTTCGAATTGGAGAAACCACTGCGATAGAAAGTCTTAGAGCTTTCGTCAAAGCAATCGTAGAAGTTTTTGGTGATTGGTATCTAAGGGTACCAAACGAGGCCGATATTTGtcgattattatcaattggagAGCAGCGTGGATTTCC TGCTGAAGGTCGTACTGCTCCtgtcaattatacaattaatgggCATGAATATACAATGGGATACTATTTAGCAGATGAGATTTATCCTAATTGGTCAACCTTTGTTAAGACAATCCCAAGACCATTAGgagtaaagagaaaatattttgcaagcaAGCAAGAGTCTACAAGAAAGGATGTGGAGCGGGCATTTGGGGTGTTCCAATCTCGTTTTGCAATTGTATGTGGACCTGTTCGATACTGGAATGAAGAAACGCTTGCATATATTATGAAAGCTTGCATAATAATacataatatgattattgaggGTGAAGGAGCAATGAACTTTGGATTTGACCATGAGCATGAAGTCAATTTCTTTATATCAGTGTCACATGGTGAAATACCAGaactacatgattttcttcaaactcataatcgaATTAGGGATAGAGCAACTAGCTCTCAACTACAAGAAGATTTGATCGAACATTTGTGGGAACAATATGGCAACGAGTAG
- the LOC7480893 gene encoding uncharacterized protein LOC7480893 — protein sequence MSHVILSPFQLLELNVISAQDLAKVSRKMKTYAVAWIHPDRKLSTRIDSEGRNNPTWNDKFVFRVDDRFLHGDTSAVMIEIYALHWFRDIHVGTVRVIVGNLIPPPDPRHHNQFQIGMRFVALQVRRPSGRPQGILNIGVALLDSSMRSMPLYSQLSSAVGYRQLMGEEDVNHHKDASDVSSSGIRSNPLLLPWPPKPELRRTKSDSSSLFGSMVMEKEKMVMKGKGASMISGSESEDTKMMNGGRTKARSMVSGSELEKKNKNWRKEASYMISGSEIVKKDQNNNLVLSDSELNGAFAKASLSSEALTNERSDDKSTELDNIVKPLPKFPGLDLASPYNNFRHATPKKANLISRPAITDSELGPSPSEVAAVMTRKKNRRFVEIESEIMGVMSLDGSMEGLQSKLERWRAELPPVYDASDISSFPASSTSKESKIVKQHSRRHSADDDGTFTCFGRFCGLECSIVCGGPPRRKTDGKRNRSYSMDNLRYNV from the coding sequence aTGTCTCATGTGATCTTGTCACCCTTTCAACTCTTGGAACTCAATGTCATTTCTGCACAAGATCTCGCCAAGGTCTCACGAAAGATGAAAACCTATGCAGTTGCATGGATCCACCCTGACCGGAAACTTTCAACAAGAATCGACTCTGAGGGACGCAACAATCCCACTTGGAATGACAAATTTGTTTTCCGCGTGGATGACAGGTTCCTCCATGGTGACACCTCTGCTGTCATGATTGAAATCTACGCCCTGCATTGGTTCCGTGACATTCATGTAGGCACCGTCCGCGTGATTGTTGGGAACCTGATTCCCCCGCCTGATCCCCGCCATCACAACCAATTTCAGATAGGCATGCGCTTCGTTGCTCTCCAGGTCCGCCGACCGTCAGGACGCCCCCAGGGGATTCTTAACATTGGTGTGGCGCTTCTTGATAGCTCAATGCGAAGCATGCCATTGTATTCACAACTTAGCTCGGCCGTGGGTTATCGTCAGCTTATGGGGGAAGAGGACGTGAATCATCATAAAGATGCTTCTGATGTTAGCAGTAGTGGCATCCGTTCCAATCCCCTCTTGCTTCCTTGGCCTCCGAAACCTGAATTAAGACGTACGAAGAGTGATTCAAGTTCCTTGTTTGGGTCAATGGtgatggaaaaggaaaaaatggtgATGAAAGGGAAGGGTGCTTCCATGATTAGTGGCTCAGAATCGGAGGATACGAAGATGATGAATGGAGGGAGAACAAAAGCTCGTTCCATGGTCAGCGGATCAGAATtggagaagaagaacaagaattgGAGAAAAGAAGCCAGTTACATGATAAGTGGCTCAGAGATTGTCAAGAAagaccaaaataataatttggttCTTAGTGATTCAGAGCTTAATGGGGCATTTGCAAAAGCCTCGTTAAGCTCTGAAGCATTAACAAACGAAAGATCTGATGACAAATCAACCGAATTGGATAACATTGTGAAACCTTTACCGAAGTTTCCAGGGTTGGATCTTGCATCTCCGTACAACAACTTCAGGCATGCAACTCCGAAAAAGGCAAATTTAATAAGTAGGCCAGCTATAACAGATTCAGAATTGGGCCCATCACCATCAGAGGTGGCGGCAGTAatgacaagaaagaaaaatcgtCGATTCGTAGAGATAGAGAGTGAGATAATGGGAGTAATGAGCTTGGATGGAAGCATGGAGGGTCTTCAATCTAAACTGGAAAGATGGAGAGCAGAGCTTCCGCCAGTTTACGATGCCAGTGATATCTCAAGTTTTCCTGCTAGTAGCACTTCTAAAGAAAGCAAAATTGTTAAACAACACAGCCGCAGGCACAGTGCTGATGATGATGGCACGTTTACTTGCTTCGGTAGATTTTGTGGTTTGGAGTGTTCAATTGTATGTGGTGGCCCTCCCAGGAGGAAAACAGATGGGAAGAGGAATCGAAGCTATTCCATGGATAATTTGAGGTATAATGTTTAA